From the genome of Muricauda sp. SCSIO 64092, one region includes:
- a CDS encoding sulfatase, giving the protein MKYLYIASVLLFCLGSKDRVIEDERPNVVFIMVDDLGWKDVGYMGGDFFETPNIDKLATEGMVFTNSYAGAANCAPSRACLMTGQNTPRHGIYTVSPSTRGKAKDRRLIPTKNTDSLQLEMFTMAEMFKQAGYTTGTFGKWHLGKDPTLQGFDVNVAGDLRGNPGKNGYFSPYNVANLEDGPEGEHLTDRLTSEAIKFLNTNKATPFFIYVPFYSVHTPILAKKELIEKYKSKTNNLKNINPTYAAMVETMDINVGRLLSEIKKLNLDKNTIIVFTSDNGGIRYIARQDPLRAGKGSYYEGGTRVPTIIKWHGKIKPNSNTNVPIVNMDFFPTFQEIVKVSLPNKTLDGKSILPILKGNTIKKRALFWHFPIYLENYNNKMDDSRDPLFRTRPGSTLVYDNWKLHQYFEDNGLELYHLTDDIGERNNLAESHPEKLKEMMAILTQKQREMDAPIPTMLNPEYRE; this is encoded by the coding sequence CGAATGTAGTGTTTATTATGGTCGACGACCTGGGATGGAAAGATGTTGGCTATATGGGGGGCGATTTTTTTGAAACTCCCAATATCGATAAACTTGCGACAGAAGGTATGGTGTTCACTAATAGTTATGCTGGTGCCGCTAACTGTGCGCCCAGCAGAGCTTGCCTGATGACAGGTCAAAATACACCCCGTCATGGCATTTATACGGTTTCGCCTTCCACAAGAGGCAAGGCCAAAGATCGTAGATTAATCCCGACAAAAAATACGGATTCCCTGCAATTAGAGATGTTTACTATGGCTGAAATGTTTAAACAAGCAGGCTACACCACTGGGACTTTCGGAAAATGGCATTTGGGCAAAGACCCGACCTTGCAAGGCTTTGACGTAAACGTGGCCGGAGACCTGCGTGGCAACCCTGGAAAAAATGGATATTTTAGTCCGTATAATGTAGCCAACTTGGAAGATGGTCCCGAAGGCGAACATTTAACAGATAGATTGACCAGTGAAGCGATAAAATTTCTAAACACCAATAAAGCGACTCCATTCTTTATATACGTCCCATTTTACTCGGTGCATACCCCTATTCTTGCCAAAAAGGAATTAATTGAGAAATACAAATCAAAGACCAATAACCTAAAAAATATCAATCCTACCTATGCGGCGATGGTCGAAACAATGGATATCAATGTTGGTAGGCTACTTTCGGAAATCAAAAAATTGAATCTCGATAAAAATACCATAATCGTATTTACTTCGGATAACGGAGGAATTAGATACATTGCCAGGCAAGACCCATTGCGGGCTGGGAAAGGCTCCTATTATGAAGGTGGTACTCGCGTACCAACCATTATTAAATGGCACGGAAAGATAAAACCTAATTCTAATACAAACGTACCTATTGTGAATATGGACTTTTTTCCAACGTTTCAAGAAATAGTCAAAGTATCACTTCCCAATAAAACCTTGGATGGTAAAAGCATTTTACCAATCCTGAAAGGAAACACTATAAAAAAGAGAGCTCTTTTTTGGCATTTTCCAATATACCTAGAAAATTATAATAATAAAATGGACGATTCCAGAGATCCTTTATTTAGAACACGACCAGGTTCTACTTTGGTTTACGACAATTGGAAACTACATCAATATTTTGAGGATAACGGATTGGAATTGTACCATTTGACCGACGATATTGGTGAACGAAACAATTTAGCTGAAAGCCATCCTGAAAAACTAAAGGAAATGATGGCTATATTGACCCAAAAACAAAGAGAAATGGACGCACCTATTCCAACGATGTTAAATCCTGAATATAGGGAATAA